The genomic stretch AAGGTCCACTGACAGATACGAGTAAATTACGAGAGTCCTGGGCACTAATTTGGAAGACGATGGGCGCGTGATTGATTGGGGCACCATTCCATTCAGTGTTGATCGAAAAATTGTACTCCTGggaaaatacaatacaatacatcTTTAATCCATATTGTCCACGGTATATGCTTGAGCTGCGTTTATGAAAACTCAGAGGAAGTTTCCTCATATCTTCATCTAATCTTCTTTATTAAGATTTTCAATTCTAACGTTGTTAATAGCCATGAGTAACTATTGTCTCCTCCTGATTTTTACCTAAACACAGTTGAGATTCGCCTGAAATCGTGTCAGAGTTAAAATTTTTGATTCATGTTCGGGAGGCAAAACCGACAATAAAATGAAGAGCAGAAGCGATCAACAGGTACCTGTTTCTTCACGAGTACCAGTAGCtgaaaagtttgttttgatttaGCTCTAAAAGAATCGGAACCCAGACTATCCCCGAAAAGCATACCTTCAGACAAGACTGAACGGTGGAGACAGCTAGAACAGAAAGGGCAAATGCAATGGAAATCCGCCAGAACATTACTTAAACGTCTGTAAAGAACTGGTAGTGTTTGTCGCAAAACACGCCTTCTTCGACTCTAAGTATCACTATGAAATGCTTGGGCATCACCCCAACGTATTTTGTGCATGAATTTATAGATACGCTGTAGCACACTTTGAGATGGCACTTTCGACTGATGTACAATGTCAAATGTTATCCTTTTGGTTTCACAACTGTGTACACAGTATAAAGACCATGACATCATGTTTGGACAGACACTATCGTATGAAAAGTAGCTGCTGAACATCTGCTGTGAAGTCTGGTACGTTTCTTTAAACAGATAAACAGCTGCAGGGAAGGTTTTTGGaaggatagatagatagtttaatTATCAATGCTTTGCAGCCCAAAGGCTGAATTGCGTATTTACCAATGATGCGATTGataaaatggtatataaaactAGGTACCGTAAATAAGAAAGTAtaaaaaagatgataaaaagtctaaaaatctacgtatatatatatattatcaaTACAAGATCTAATCATACAACTGTTCCTAAAACGATCTGTCTGGCATTTAGGTACAATGAAGCATCAGTTGCACCTTAGAGCATAACGTGACGGTCCACTAAATGGTATTAAACTGTTCAGACGGTGTTCAGGGTCCTTTACAATGGTGTCGAAAGTATTACTACATAGCCCTGTGATGAAATCTACTGTAGGAACAATGTTCACCAGTTCGATAGCCTCCTGGTGGGGCCATCCTGGGCATATTATAGACATTGCccgcaggggcgtagctaggggggggtgtcctggggtgcccgtgacccccccttggtaggccttcttttgagcaaacaacctacaatattcaggtagcgaaaacgccatgacaatatcttggccgtaaaagccattgttgaaaagcccacttttttaaaatttgtttttttgtgaagtattttcgtcaacggctcttgtctttagctAATATGGGCGTGGAAGTCGACATGACAATctggtgagtagcctctgtgaccccccctttgaaaaatcctggctacgcccctggccCGCTTTTCAACTCGCACCAACTCTTCTTTTAGGTACTTTGGCAGGGCATAAAAAAGGGGGGTGTAGCGTACGTAAGAACAGAGCGGTATACAAGCAGAGTAAAAAGTGCACATATCCTGCCAAGGAACTCTCGATCTCTTTAACTGCACCAAAAAAATACATACGCTTCGACGCTTGGTTGATAATGTCACTAATATGATCGTTCCATGTAAGGTTGCTCGATATGGTCGGACCTAGAAGTTTAGCACTAGTCACTTTCTTTAGCTCATTACCATCTACTACAATAGGCGCAAACTAGGGCTCATCCTTTACAAAACATATCCTGAGCTCCTTACACTTGTCGCTATTGAGTTTGATTCTATTCTGCATAGACCACTCCGCAACCTTATCCGCTAGGGTTGCGTCTTGcgcaaataaagcttttatttCGCTTTCGAGCTTATCTTACTGTACTGTTTTTCCACACCACTGCAAACTGAAATTGTTAATAGAAACCGTTCCTATCTTTTTATCTAGTTCATCAAATGTATTATAGGAATTAATAATTTACGTTGTGTGGCGTTTCCAAATTTCTGATTCATACGAAAAATGAAGTTATAGTCAATAGCAAAGTGGACAACGGCAAACGTTGACTAGTCATATGGCAAATATACTCAAAGGTTCTACTGAGGACGACGTAAAAAATGGCATATGTAAGAAGGGTGAACTGTTTTCTCGATGTAAACTGCACAGTCACCTTACCTTTTCACAGAACTGGCATGCTTTTGGACAGTTGCGTTTCATGAACCGTCTTTGATAAGTACAATAGTTCCTTTTAGCAGCAAACATTTGACACCTCCTCCTTTTATCGACACAATCTACGGACAAGAGCAGTatggtagctttgacggttgacggttaaattttagagcttttgacggttgacgcGTAGAGTTATTTAGAGGAAATTTAGTCCAAGAGTTTAAGAAAATATGAATTTCTGTTTTAAGTTTTTTGAGGTTGTCTTAGCCTTTCACTtatgaaattttgaaatattttcagatataaGCAAGTTGTAACGTCTAATAATGTCTAAAGCACGTAGAGAGAGTGTTTTGAGAACATGGaaactggtttttccagttGAAGATTCTTCAGAAGCCAAAATTCtgtgaagatcagctgaaaaggtgagatttgaaatacctGGAAACTTCTTGACGGTTAATATTAATCTGTATTTTTGACGGATGACGgtaaaaaaattacctttttggCAGCTGACGGTTAACCATATTGAGACCCTCTAATTTCACTGCGTGTATTTCATTTCTTATACTGAACTACACATTGGCAATATTTCATGACAACTATAGTCATTAATTCACCAATTGCCTTTTCACTCTTAGGATGATGTGAtcgtttgttttaaaaaacaaaacggCATTAGACGGAGCATAGTGTGCCCCTAAAAATTGCAGAATCATGCCGCAAGTATCCTGATCATCTCATTTGCTAGTAATTACAGCATGGAGTCATAGACCTGATTTGAAGAAAACGTCCTTTTGCTCTTAGAATGTTTCTTAATAGTTACGATATCTCAGCTTTTATTTCTTACCCCTAAATGGTGGCGCCGGTGGCAAGACATCCTCTATAACGCAAGAAATATGTTAAGATGGTACTAATTACTCATTTGAATCTTACACTAATCTTCATATTTGTTGTTCGTTCAGCTTTTGAAGTCGCATTTTATGATCCCGAAAACGCATCTCCTTTCTTTATATTTAATTTCACATACAAAACAACCCATCGAAACTgaatttaaatttcatttaacaCCAGGGTAGTGTTGTTGAGGACAAAGTCCAATGATATGTTGTGACCCTCAAGCTGGTATTTTAGCTCTTTTCATCTCTCTCTGCCAACTGAAGGGAAAGTTTTGGTATTTCATAGTTCTAACATTTTGCAAACTAAAGGTCAAGGGATTTGTTTCTATTCCAAGCCCTTCAACTTCTCCACCCTCTGCTAACTTGAGGGAGCGCTTTAAAAACCAAAAGGAAACACTTAGTATGGCAGCAAGCAAACACGTAGGCAGCTAATTATCTAACatttctgaaattaaaatatttattatttttactgcAATACTTAGTAGCCATTAATTTCATGCCTTTTGTcaattacagttttattattattgttattattattattattattattattattattattaaatgttatgttagtaattaaaaaataagttaTGACTTAAATACCGTTTGCCTCTGTATTGCGTGAAGCGTTGCGGCTCTCTAAGTAAAGAGAAAGAAGGAACAGCGATCATAAGTTTGTTAGACTGCGTTAATCTCCTACCGATCCTGTGTTTGAAAGCCCtgtttaggttaaaaaaaactcgcCTCATTGTCTTGTATGATGAAATAGGATACATCTTACCGTTGCACAGATCACATGACTTTGGACAGTTTGTTTTCATAAACAGCCGATTGGAAAAACAGTAATCTTTGTTATTTTCCACTAGTGCTGAGCATATTTCCAAAGCATCAGTACACCCTTAATAATGGAAAAGTAAAATATGTTAGATAACATTGCAAATCCCGCCCAGTGCCAACAAGTAAAAAGAATGTACTGAACAAATGAAAGTTCTGTCTTTACTGGTTTTCTCATACCGCAATATTCACATGTGCTGGCACAATTTTCCTTCATAAATTCAGGCTTTGTTTTGCAGTATTCCTTGTCCCTTGTGATAAGATCTCTGCACTCCTTTGGCATTTTATCCTCACAATAAAGATCCACATCTAATCGAAAAGAGTACTAATCAGTGAAAGATTTAGCATAATTGCACAAATAAACTTCTGAGACACATGCATTTATCGTTTCTTTACAAACGTCACTCCCTGACTCTACATTTAGTTTGTATTTTCATCCCTGCTATGTTTGAGTatgttgaattatttgtttcagccATTTACACGGCCCCACTAGCATAAGTGCTATAAATACCCCTGAgggtaaataaaggaattattattattgttatatttatatAAATCTTCACCTCTTACAGTAAGGGGGCCAATAAGTAAACTTTGTGACATTGGGGCCCCTTTGTTCGCTGCTAATTTCATgccaaaatatattaaaaatgtctCACCATCCTTTGAATCACTCTGTAATACTTTGCTTTTTGGTAAACATACAAAAATataacaatttttgtttatgaCCTTTACTCGATTTGAAGTAACGAGTGTAACGCAGACATTTTAAATATTGACATGAAATTGAAACTTCTTCGTTCACTCATTTATTGTTCATACCACATAATTTGCACGTCTCAGGACAGTTCGTCTCCATATATTCCCGACGATCGCTATTTCTGCAGGATTGCGGGTCGTCTGCAACTATCGAAGCGCATTGCTCTGGATTGACGTCCGCACATCCTGAAACTGTCACACCATTCAAGTTAGCTATAATTTCTTGGCAATATTTAATGGAAATAAGTAaaaggcaagtgaaatttgtacctggaaaacaaaataaaatgtcatGTGATTGAATTTTAAAGAACTGGAAATATAAGTGCTATGTGAGCCACAAACCCGCTGAGGAGTTTGAGTTTTAAAGCatatttgacaattttttctaAGCAGCTCCCCAAAACACGGCTTTGTTTTGTAGGACGTGTATCACTTCTATACTGCTACCTTTCGGAAAGATCAAATATACAATACCTAAATATGTATGCAAAACAGTTAACTGTATTTAAGAAAATACCTATTGGGCCAGGAGGAAGGGTGTTGCCTGTTGTCGGCTTTCTAGTTGTACGTGCCGTTGTAGCGACCGCTGCGGTTAATAAAGGCAGTGTAGTTGCGGAAGGTTTAGTCCACGTTGTTTTAAGAGTTGGTGTAATGCCAGTAGACGAAGATTTTGGAGCTGGCGTAGACTGAGTCGACATAGTTTTAGGAGATGGAGAAGAATCAGTTGACGAAGATCTTGGAGTTGGGGTAAAATCAGTTGAAGAGGATTGTGTAGCTGGAAACAAAGTTGAAGACGATGTAGCAGGTGAAGATgttgaaaaatcttttttttttgaattgaAAAAGCAAAAGTATCATTATTAGTGAAAAACTATGAAAAATCTATCTTTACTAGGTGCCTCAAAGTAAGTCAAGGTGTTTTAAAGTAACAAAATCCATGATCAAAATAATCATCAAAGGGCCCAAGCAGCAACACATTTTAGGAATGGCCTACTGATGGACCGTTTCTTGCAGTTACATAATTGTAGAAGCAGCAGTTGATCTAGAATATACTTtaattgtgtaaaaaaaaaaaaaaaagaaacacttacCACAGAGACTACAAGACATTCTACAATATTTGGTCAAAAACGTTGATGTCCGACACTCCTCTGGACTGGTGATAAATGAAGCGCATTCTGGCAGAATGTCGTAGCATGCTGATGAGTAAGTAAAAGTTCAATAGCATTTTAGAAGAGGAACATCGTTCTCTCATCTCAAAGCATGCACGTGTCTGTAGCTGTGAATCgagctgtttttttttcgttagaTAGACGTCTTTCATTCTTTTAAATAAGGTATCGAATTCGATTATAGAAGACGATTAAGATAATCTACGAAGAgtgtaaatgaaaataaataggCTCCTCAAATTCATATTTGTGgctcttttacttttttgataAAGGGCCTTTCTTGTACGACACAAAATACATTTCTCCAGTAAGGGACTGGAACCTACCCAGGTGTTGTAGCGGCGCTGTTTTAATTCTCCAACTTTTGGATGCTACTTTAAAATCTTCTGACACCGAACTGTTTTGTAGAAAGGAAAGGCTAAAACCCATCTTTGTATAAAGgaacgaaaaaacaaacaaacaaatatattgtgtataacattttttttcacagttttaggAAAGTTACGATTCTTTCACTGAAATGCTTCACAAACACGCAACGTTTATGTTACGAGTTGAGGCCCTTATCCCAGAAGATGTCtaatttttacagttttacatACAGACTTTTACAGGAACTTACAACAGTAGCCGCACGTTCTTGGACAGTACTTCATAAAAAAATCTTTAGCTTGGTGGCACTGAGACGAGGACTCAATATACACTGCGCAGTCTGATAACAAGTCTTGGCAAACTGttaattgaaaaaatatatcgaaaaaatttaaaaaaaattctgacacCCTCAAAACCCGAATCAAGCCATTTCAGCCAAGTATAtgtattattctttcaaaatatttccctgattctgattggctaaaagcacacgcataattcaccataacaagttactgatgaccaaatttgaaagaattttgtgttaaacgaggaaatgacgtcaaaaatgcagcgttcttgcaggttaatgcaccgttaatcgagaagacctggggacgaggttgaggttgaggttgttttggttgtgaaaacaaaaaatggcggataTTTCATTCGTTTCTAGAGTAAGCACTAGGCGAAATTatcgctaaaaacatggcaagaacagcaagaagacaactcgaagggcgacactggagaatatttgcagagctgaacgaccctaaacgtgcactatcgaaagTGAACtcaacatcgatggaggtaagcatgttttagctttgtttttaatcaaggaattattttgagtgaataataaaacagttatcgaattcggctttcgtatcatatgaagaattatggagatctcggagagtgttatccgcctcggcctacggccgcGACGGATAAAACCGATAAagttcttcataagatactcagcctcattcattaattgttaagtatGACACTTAATTACAGCCATAGTCATATTATGGCCTTTACGGTACACAAACtggttatccaccttttgaacagctGGGGCCAGTTCTTTGGTTTATCTTATTGTgtaacttcaataaaaaaaaaaagaaagtcacaGCCTTAGAATGCAAAATAGTACATAAATTTTTTTGTAGATTATAGGCAGTGGATTCTTCGGGAAATTTTGTGATAACATTATCAGTTTTACTAAACTTGAGTATAAGCTCAGTCATGCAGGAAGCAGGCCATAGTACTCACCTGACCCAGGAGGGGGAGCTGTTGTACcttcgaaaacaaaaaagaaaagaaaacaaataagtCTCTTAGGAAAAACAGTTTGTCTTCATTCTTTTTTGAGGATTTTAAATTAGCGTTGTCGGCGAGCATCATAATCACATAATTTGCACCATGTTAATTACGCTAAGATGAGAGTTAGAATTAACTATTTTGACTACTTTTACGAGACAGCTGACTTGGCGTCTAAGAAGATCATCATTCTCTAACGACTAATCATCAGTGGTATGCTTTAAGTGATGCGAACACACAACAGTTTTTGACTCCACAAAAAAACGCTGTGAGAATAACAATTGTGGCAGTTAAGAAAGTAGTGTATAGGGGGAGGGGACTTGAGCCACAACCAATACAGGGACAGATGGATCCCTAAGTGACTAGAGTTGACCACTTGCAATGGTGGAAGCGCCCTAGCTCCCTCCTCCATAAGACTACAGAACTTGTCTACTCACAGTAGTTGCATGATTTAGCACAGTACTGTCTGGTAAGGCCACTGTAGGTTTCACATTCATCATTATCAAGGTAATCAGAACAGTCAGGTAACTGGTCTTCACATGGCTTTCCTGTCGAAAGAAAACCGATATCGTACATTTGTTCTTCATATCACAACAATTTGTTACTAAGTTAAACTTTCTTAACGCCAATGTCAAACAGGGTTGAACGTGGTACCGTTGACCTCTATTTACGGTCATGCCTAAAATATAGGAAACCGGCATACAAGCATTTTATTTGGCCATGATAAAGAGACAGTAATCCTCAAAAACTCTACCATCAAGAAGCTCTTAAGACACCACAGTTTTCATGAACTTGACATCAGTTATGCAAGAGACGCATGGGAGACCAAATCTGTTTAAACTTTATCGCTTTATTTCTCAATTTAAGACTCTTAATTCTTCAGAAGGCCAAGTTTCATATTGACGCCGTCTGTATTTTACGAACACTGATGCAAAGGACATGTTTAGTAAGAAACGCAGATGTCTACTGTCACTTTAAATTTTAGTGGCCAGCTAACAAAACTAAAATATCGCTGGATTTCGCATGGGCCGAATATCTAGTTTTCACAGGTGGAGTTCCATAGAAAATGATCATAGAAAACTTTTCAATTTCACTTCAACAAAGTCACGTGATTTTTTATTGATCTTCACCGAGGTATTATATATATTAAGTATGTGGTTAGTAAGGTTAAGAATAAGAGTCTAGCGGTTTATTATAGTATCTGCCGCGATTACGTCCTTTTTTGTCGCTTTTTATTGCCGAACTGACCGCGGAAATGGTGTTCGTTATTCCTTTGAACCGCCCAGAATGGCGGTAAAACTGCAACTGCAAAAAATATCACCTTATTCctagggtggggggggggggggggggggtactcctgggaatttttGGTGGGGTGGTGCCACCCGATTCTataaatcctgaccctatttcagaccaaaaaatgttatttttcacacccgttttcagacctggcctctaagaaaGTATGTCATCatttacttagattagaacgtagacaaaaagatttcttaaaatactttctaatttgcatatttctctttctttcttattgatTTGGAATTGAagcgataaatacgttcatacattCCCGCAGTTTTCTCGAAAGCTATACCCGATTCCTGACCAAAATGGGTAAAGTCTATAttcgttttcagaccaaaacagcgtAAAAAC from Porites lutea chromosome 1, jaPorLute2.1, whole genome shotgun sequence encodes the following:
- the LOC140927869 gene encoding uncharacterized protein, encoding MNLLNIFFSRLWLLAVSSQHLGTWKALAQGKPCEDQLPDCSDYLDNDECETYSGLTRQYCAKSCNYCTTAPPPGSVCQDLLSDCAVYIESSSQCHQAKDFFMKYCPRTCGYCSCYDILPECASFITSPEECRTSTFLTKYCRMSCSLCDFSTSSPATSSSTLFPATQSSSTDFTPTPRSSSTDSSPSPKTMSTQSTPAPKSSSTGITPTLKTTWTKPSATTLPLLTAAVATTARTTRKPTTGNTLPPGPIVSGCADVNPEQCASIVADDPQSCRNSDRREYMETNCPETCKLCDVDLYCEDKMPKECRDLITRDKEYCKTKPEFMKENCASTCEYCGCTDALEICSALVENNKDYCFSNRLFMKTNCPKSCDLCNESRNASRNTEANEDVLPPAPPFRDCVDKRRRCQMFAAKRNYCTYQRRFMKRNCPKACQFCEKEYNFSINTEWNGAPINHAPIVFQISAQDSRNLLVSVSGPFFNDPGPPPCAAGSACYGLWNYEVAEVFFLGKNEKYLEVELSPHGQHLLLLLNGVRKPFLDKVPIEYTAQIDRTKNTWNGTATIPMDYLPPHVGRINAYAIHGSGVNRRYESLYPASADVSDPDFHRLEFFKPFDFKAMFSLSWEKPKSPFWKNSIRRIMRSRARI